One genomic segment of Bacillota bacterium includes these proteins:
- a CDS encoding cysteine desulfurase — protein sequence MQVYLDNSATTPVDPRVIAAMEPYWQHQFGNPSSPHRLGIEAESVLEQCRKYIAQAFKVNPDELYFTSGGTEANNLAILGYTYAQYQPGHIITSSIEHPSVLNPILHLQANHGWQVSELPVNANGKVEPELAAEAIRPDTALVSIMLVNNEIGSIQAVKQIGAIIAAANQNRRRKIVFHVDACQALGSVPIDIRDCGIDLLTISGHKIFGPKGTGLVYIKNGLHLRPLLFGGGQEGGLRSGTENLPGIVGFAKACELAFTEFATNRAALSSLNTRLVSKLMEIPESHLNSPEDGADHIVSVRFTGIKGEVLVHFLEQRGVYVSMGAACSSRHSSVSHVLQAIGLTPDEAAATIRIGLSPKLSLDQIDYAAEMIAESVAEVRSIYG from the coding sequence TTGCAAGTCTATCTCGATAACAGCGCTACCACACCGGTAGACCCCCGAGTTATTGCTGCCATGGAACCTTACTGGCAGCATCAATTCGGCAATCCATCGTCACCTCACCGCCTGGGAATCGAAGCGGAATCTGTACTGGAGCAGTGCCGCAAATATATAGCGCAGGCGTTTAAGGTAAACCCTGATGAACTCTACTTTACCAGCGGTGGAACTGAGGCAAACAACCTAGCAATTCTAGGCTATACTTACGCCCAGTACCAACCCGGACATATAATAACATCTAGTATCGAACATCCTTCGGTATTGAATCCAATTTTACATTTACAAGCTAATCACGGCTGGCAGGTCAGCGAGCTCCCTGTCAACGCGAACGGAAAAGTTGAACCTGAACTTGCTGCTGAGGCGATTCGTCCCGATACCGCGCTGGTCAGCATCATGCTGGTCAATAATGAAATTGGATCAATTCAAGCGGTTAAGCAAATCGGAGCAATCATTGCCGCTGCCAATCAAAATCGGCGCCGCAAGATTGTTTTCCACGTCGATGCCTGCCAGGCTTTAGGATCAGTGCCAATCGATATTAGAGACTGCGGAATTGATCTTCTCACCATCAGCGGACACAAAATTTTCGGACCAAAAGGAACCGGATTAGTATACATTAAAAACGGTCTGCACCTGCGGCCGCTTCTGTTTGGCGGCGGCCAGGAAGGAGGCCTGCGCTCCGGTACAGAAAACCTTCCCGGAATCGTAGGTTTTGCTAAAGCTTGCGAACTCGCTTTCACGGAGTTCGCAACGAATAGAGCAGCTTTATCCAGCCTAAATACTCGGCTGGTTTCCAAATTAATGGAAATTCCTGAAAGCCATCTTAACAGTCCCGAAGATGGCGCTGATCATATTGTCAGCGTGCGATTTACGGGGATTAAGGGTGAAGTGCTGGTCCACTTTTTAGAGCAGCGTGGAGTTTACGTCTCCATGGGAGCTGCCTGCAGTTCTCGCCACAGCAGCGTATCTCATGTGCTTCAAGCCATCGGCTTAACTCCAGATGAAGCGGCTGCTACAATTCGGATCGGACTTTCACCTAAACTAAGTCTGGACCAGATTGATTACGCTGCGGAAATGATCGCTGAATCAGTTGCAGAAGTCCGCAGCATTTATGGATAG
- a CDS encoding LacI family transcriptional regulator, with protein sequence MTTLKEVARKAGVSVSTVSRVVNGYEHVSDEVRRRVNQAIHELNYQPNLLAKALVSGKDTRQIGLLIYDVSNAYYAEIAGAVENVAYQSGYSVILCNSSKGRNTTTYLQTFIQRQVDCVAIATGQLEESDVRCLERLIERNIPIVISRERHWSCNHLLEPFNGKISFIDLDYYSGARLAAEYLISLGHEQIALLCGLPEEEFSEDPRIKGIREVLQAYNLSLDPDLVVKNLGFNQTAGARGMLELLSRKKPFSAVIAYNDLLAIGALAILREEGFRVPQDISVMGFDNVEASQYCYPELTTVDVLISEQGVFMTNDLLAQIKNKRPPMQRRIPAELVVRQSTGVNKGKKIWS encoded by the coding sequence TTGACAACATTAAAAGAGGTTGCACGGAAGGCGGGAGTATCCGTATCAACCGTTTCCCGGGTGGTTAATGGATATGAACATGTATCAGATGAAGTGCGGCGGAGGGTTAATCAGGCCATCCATGAACTAAACTACCAGCCAAATTTATTGGCCAAAGCTCTGGTTAGCGGAAAAGACACAAGACAGATTGGTCTATTAATCTACGATGTGTCTAATGCGTATTATGCGGAAATAGCGGGGGCAGTAGAAAATGTTGCATATCAAAGTGGTTATTCCGTTATTCTCTGCAATTCCTCTAAGGGCAGAAATACCACCACCTATCTGCAGACTTTCATTCAGCGCCAGGTTGATTGTGTTGCAATTGCTACCGGCCAACTAGAAGAGAGCGATGTCCGCTGTTTAGAAAGATTGATTGAGCGCAATATTCCCATTGTAATCAGTCGGGAAAGGCACTGGAGCTGCAACCACCTCCTTGAACCATTTAATGGCAAGATCAGTTTTATCGATCTGGATTATTATTCGGGAGCCAGGCTGGCCGCTGAATATTTGATTTCCCTCGGTCATGAGCAGATCGCCCTTTTATGCGGGCTGCCCGAAGAAGAGTTTAGCGAGGATCCCCGCATTAAAGGGATAAGAGAGGTTTTACAAGCTTACAATTTAAGTTTAGATCCAGACTTAGTTGTAAAAAACCTTGGCTTTAATCAAACTGCCGGTGCCCGTGGGATGCTGGAGCTCTTGTCACGCAAAAAGCCTTTTTCAGCAGTAATTGCTTACAATGATCTCCTGGCAATCGGCGCTTTAGCAATTCTGCGTGAGGAGGGTTTTAGGGTTCCGCAGGATATCTCAGTAATGGGATTTGATAATGTTGAAGCCAGCCAGTACTGCTACCCGGAGTTAACAACAGTGGACGTTTTAATAAGTGAGCAGGGTGTGTTTATGACTAACGATCTGCTGGCACAGATCAAAAATAAGCGTCCGCCAATGCAGAGACGGATACCAGCGGAGCTGGTTGTCCGGCAGAGCACCGGTGTAAATAAGGGAAAAAAGATCTGGAGTTAA
- a CDS encoding ParB/RepB/Spo0J family partition protein, giving the protein MNMVELPLEQITVPADHVRSNLDQVKLEDLKNSIAEVGLLQPIIVIEDGEHYRLVAGARRLASCIRLGYETIPALVLSEDASVRQVQIIENIQREDLNPVDRAVAVQLFIQENKLSVLKASQKLGVPRTTINDWLAVLDLDEKYQNAVINNYYGGSSPLTLSHVSLAKRFANKVGSENMLNVVLDAILYYGLNRAETRRVLKLVESAKDLSIDQAVRMVRLIPRKRDSNEEPPSWSVEKLVDSLSKSGDYLVKTKPDDLRQLDDEQRKELARRARALQRLLDEVLEAVEEDTHIKRSILI; this is encoded by the coding sequence TTGAATATGGTGGAACTGCCACTGGAGCAGATTACTGTACCAGCTGATCATGTGCGCTCAAATCTGGATCAAGTTAAACTTGAAGATTTGAAAAACTCAATCGCAGAGGTAGGTCTGCTTCAACCCATCATTGTGATTGAAGATGGTGAGCACTACCGACTAGTTGCCGGTGCTCGCAGATTAGCTTCCTGCATTCGCTTGGGTTATGAGACTATTCCTGCGCTGGTGTTGAGTGAGGATGCATCTGTACGTCAGGTTCAGATTATCGAAAATATCCAGAGGGAAGATCTGAATCCTGTGGATCGAGCTGTAGCAGTTCAGCTGTTTATTCAGGAGAATAAGCTTTCAGTTCTGAAAGCCAGCCAGAAATTGGGAGTGCCGCGGACAACAATCAATGATTGGTTGGCTGTACTTGATTTGGACGAGAAGTATCAAAATGCAGTAATCAACAACTATTATGGCGGGAGTTCACCATTAACGCTTTCTCATGTAAGTTTGGCAAAGCGTTTTGCCAACAAAGTGGGCAGCGAAAACATGCTTAACGTGGTTTTGGATGCCATTCTGTATTATGGTTTAAACCGCGCTGAAACAAGGCGAGTACTCAAATTAGTAGAAAGTGCTAAGGATCTCAGTATAGATCAAGCAGTGCGGATGGTCCGATTGATTCCGCGGAAACGCGATTCGAATGAGGAGCCTCCCAGTTGGAGTGTGGAAAAACTGGTTGACTCTCTATCTAAGTCCGGTGATTATTTAGTCAAGACAAAACCGGATGATCTTAGGCAGTTGGACGATGAGCAGCGGAAGGAATTAGCCCGGAGGGCTAGGGCACTGCAGAGACTGCTGGACGAGGTTTTAGAGGCAGTAGAGGAAGATACACATATAAAGCGCTCAATCCTGATATAA
- the vanZ gene encoding VanZ family protein, whose product MVVIRWLLVTAYVAFIFIFSQSPASSAGSMADWLLNMFPFLDNYDLGMVVLYLRKLIHIGGYFLAAVLFYAAAKVSPRLERFPAHTAFILAVLLAVCDESYQTRLTHRSGTVSDIFIDLVGISLGIISVKVYQNFKGRPKKASSS is encoded by the coding sequence TTGGTTGTAATTAGATGGTTGTTAGTAACAGCTTATGTCGCCTTTATCTTCATCTTTTCGCAAAGTCCTGCTTCCAGTGCCGGATCGATGGCTGATTGGCTGCTTAATATGTTTCCTTTTCTTGATAACTACGATCTTGGTATGGTTGTGCTCTATCTGCGCAAACTGATTCACATCGGCGGATATTTTCTTGCTGCAGTTTTATTCTATGCAGCTGCAAAAGTATCGCCTCGCTTGGAAAGATTTCCGGCACACACAGCTTTCATTTTGGCAGTGCTGCTCGCTGTCTGCGATGAGAGCTACCAGACCAGGCTCACTCACCGCTCGGGCACTGTCAGTGACATTTTTATTGACTTAGTCGGAATTAGCTTGGGAATTATCAGTGTCAAGGTCTACCAGAACTTCAAAGGCAGACCAAAAAAAGCTTCCAGCAGTTAA
- a CDS encoding TldD/PmbA family protein translates to MTERDILNYTLEKLKARGIDHADCQLSKSTKYEMNVEAGNISLIRTVFNNGLGINVIKNNQNGAYSVNKLDRETIDKAIETVIEIAESSEPDPAHAIAEFQPAQEFTTGPSEPDQELMYRRLEQFISEVKAQYPNIMLENVYLDFTHSSSLFTNTNGVDFSTNKGIYRFATMFSGNDGEKSSSFNYTGFSAHNLNLELLECGSLAALLAQSCEQLETKPLSGKFVGDVIITPDCLADFLSYLFGITIFDGALISGTSVYKDKLGEKVADPRLTIHSRPTSDEIADGYFVTGDGYLAENCTIIDQGVLQTFLLSLYGANKTGLKRGPNSGGCYIIEPGDKTLDEMVSQIDRGILLARFSGGNPSQNGDFSGVAKNSYYIEGGKIQYPISETMISGNLIDMMQNIIDISRERVDYGAGIYPWIGFSGITISGR, encoded by the coding sequence ATGACCGAGCGAGATATTCTAAATTATACCCTTGAGAAGCTGAAAGCAAGAGGAATCGATCATGCTGACTGCCAGCTTTCTAAGAGCACTAAGTACGAGATGAATGTTGAAGCCGGAAATATCTCGTTAATTCGCACTGTCTTCAACAACGGACTCGGCATCAATGTAATCAAGAATAATCAAAATGGAGCCTACAGTGTTAATAAACTCGATCGAGAAACTATTGATAAAGCGATCGAGACGGTAATAGAAATAGCGGAATCAAGTGAACCGGATCCGGCTCATGCTATCGCAGAATTTCAACCGGCCCAAGAGTTTACAACCGGTCCAAGTGAACCGGACCAAGAATTAATGTATCGGCGGTTGGAGCAGTTCATTAGCGAAGTCAAAGCGCAGTACCCCAATATTATGCTGGAAAATGTCTATCTAGACTTCACCCACAGCAGCAGTCTTTTTACAAATACTAATGGCGTTGATTTCAGCACAAACAAAGGGATTTATCGCTTTGCAACCATGTTCTCAGGCAATGATGGCGAGAAAAGCTCATCTTTTAACTATACCGGCTTCTCTGCCCACAATCTTAATCTGGAACTGCTGGAGTGCGGAAGTCTAGCTGCTCTTCTTGCCCAGTCCTGCGAGCAGCTTGAAACCAAGCCTTTATCCGGTAAATTTGTGGGTGATGTGATCATCACGCCGGACTGCCTGGCAGATTTCCTCAGCTATCTGTTTGGAATCACGATTTTCGATGGTGCCTTGATTTCTGGAACAAGTGTATACAAAGACAAACTGGGAGAAAAAGTAGCTGATCCGCGCCTAACTATCCATTCCCGTCCAACATCCGATGAAATTGCCGATGGGTACTTTGTTACCGGCGACGGATACCTGGCTGAAAACTGCACCATTATTGACCAGGGAGTTCTGCAGACTTTCCTGCTCAGCCTTTATGGAGCCAACAAAACCGGCTTGAAGCGGGGTCCCAACAGCGGCGGCTGCTACATTATTGAACCAGGCGATAAGACCCTGGACGAAATGGTCAGTCAAATTGACCGGGGAATCCTGCTGGCCCGCTTCTCCGGGGGCAATCCCAGCCAAAACGGAGATTTCTCCGGCGTAGCTAAAAACAGCTATTATATCGAGGGCGGCAAGATTCAATATCCAATCAGCGAAACCATGATTTCCGGCAACCTGATCGACATGATGCAGAATATCATTGATATCTCCCGAGAGCGAGTAGATTATGGCGCCGGAATTTATCCGTGGATCGGATTTTCCGGTATTACCATTTCAGGAAGATAG
- the thiI gene encoding tRNA 4-thiouridine(8) synthase ThiI: MMYHTILLKYGEISLKGKNRSKFEDILIRNIKYALKDLDYGGIRKAYGRVYIDCGENWQAVVDSLKTVFGIVSFSPVLKTELDLDAIKQAANKLMAEAQGSTFKINARRPNKHFPLTSMEVNRELGGYVLQNFPEFKVDVHQPDVLLNIELRNEGAYLYHKEIPGLGGMPVGSASKGMLLLSGGIDSPAAGYLTLKRGVTLEAVHFHSYPFTSERSKQKVLDLAQILAKYAGNGEIKLWIVYFTEIQKVLQKSRYPDLNITLMRRFMLRIAERLAKREKALALITGDSLGQVASQTMESIHTINAVTNMPIFRPLIGLDKQEIVDLAKKIGTYETSILPYEDCCTVFVPKNPATKPRIDQVLEAESQFDIDALIDEAVEKTECLTITKAVTLF, encoded by the coding sequence ATGATGTATCATACAATTCTACTCAAATACGGAGAGATCAGCCTCAAAGGCAAAAATAGATCCAAATTTGAAGACATCTTGATTAGAAATATCAAATATGCATTAAAGGATCTGGATTATGGGGGCATTAGAAAGGCATACGGCCGAGTCTACATCGACTGCGGCGAAAATTGGCAGGCAGTTGTTGACTCCTTAAAAACAGTGTTTGGCATTGTTTCTTTTTCGCCTGTGCTCAAGACTGAGCTGGACTTAGATGCTATTAAACAGGCAGCTAATAAGCTGATGGCAGAAGCGCAGGGCAGTACCTTCAAAATAAATGCCCGCAGACCGAATAAACATTTCCCCCTGACCAGCATGGAAGTGAATCGGGAACTTGGCGGATATGTTTTACAGAACTTCCCTGAGTTCAAGGTCGACGTGCATCAGCCAGATGTTCTGCTGAATATCGAACTCCGCAATGAAGGAGCTTATCTTTATCACAAGGAAATCCCGGGTCTTGGGGGTATGCCAGTGGGCAGCGCCAGCAAGGGAATGCTTCTGCTCTCAGGTGGAATCGACAGCCCAGCTGCCGGCTATCTGACCTTGAAGCGGGGTGTAACGCTGGAGGCAGTCCACTTTCATTCCTACCCCTTTACCAGCGAAAGATCTAAGCAAAAGGTGCTTGACTTAGCTCAAATCTTAGCAAAGTACGCCGGTAACGGTGAGATTAAGTTGTGGATAGTTTACTTTACAGAAATTCAAAAAGTACTCCAGAAGAGCCGCTATCCTGATTTGAACATAACCCTGATGCGCAGATTTATGCTCAGGATTGCAGAAAGACTGGCTAAAAGAGAGAAAGCACTGGCGTTAATCACTGGAGACAGTTTGGGACAAGTGGCGAGCCAAACTATGGAAAGCATTCATACCATCAATGCTGTAACCAATATGCCGATATTCAGGCCATTGATCGGCCTTGACAAACAGGAGATAGTTGATTTAGCCAAGAAAATCGGCACATACGAGACCTCAATCCTTCCCTATGAAGACTGCTGCACTGTTTTTGTGCCCAAAAATCCTGCTACCAAACCTCGCATCGATCAGGTTCTGGAGGCAGAAAGTCAATTTGACATTGACGCGCTCATCGATGAAGCAGTAGAAAAAACGGAGTGTCTGACAATCACCAAAGCAGTTACCTTATTTTAA
- a CDS encoding TldD/PmbA family protein has product MHLLDLKQYSSLFSGYTELRAQENRSLSIGFLKGSNTRNVKSASSGISARVYQHGSWGFASSPDLNDDNIRQVLKAASDNAAFLDSKQNKQKPPLPTAPVTAEHDFSTNKQRLSQKQLIDFVKQIDDYIAAKYPDLVSRYVGLNCLDMEKQLITADGSYSYSLNPRTLISVSLTSEKDGRPIELYDVFGSRGQFEDVFEDPADLFPQIDALYEHLRHKLEGVYAEPGLKECILDAELGGILAHEAIGHTTEADLVLGGSVAAKAMNQQVASPLVTLVDFAHHALGEICPMPIFVDDEGTNARDAVIIEEGILKSYLHSKESAQHFNVAPTGNARAWSFSDEPLIRMRNTAIMPGKDSLDDMISSIEDGYYLIRPSNGQADTTSEFMFGVVLGYEIKNGKLGRAIFDTTISGVAFEMLKTVTMVSDEMKWLVSGMCGKKQPMPVGMGGPAIKCRVNIGGR; this is encoded by the coding sequence TTGCACTTACTTGACTTGAAGCAGTACAGTTCTTTGTTCTCAGGCTATACAGAATTAAGAGCACAGGAGAACCGCAGTCTATCAATTGGATTTTTAAAGGGCAGCAATACGCGGAATGTGAAATCGGCATCTAGCGGTATTTCCGCCCGAGTATATCAGCATGGTTCCTGGGGCTTCGCTTCCAGTCCGGACTTAAATGATGATAACATCCGCCAAGTACTGAAAGCAGCCTCTGATAACGCAGCTTTCTTAGACAGTAAACAAAACAAGCAGAAGCCACCTCTGCCGACAGCTCCGGTAACCGCTGAGCACGATTTTTCCACTAACAAACAGCGCTTATCGCAAAAGCAGCTGATTGATTTTGTTAAACAGATCGACGATTATATTGCTGCGAAATATCCCGATCTTGTCAGCAGATATGTAGGATTAAACTGTCTGGACATGGAAAAACAGCTGATTACTGCCGATGGATCTTACTCCTATTCTCTCAATCCCCGCACACTGATTTCAGTGAGCCTGACTTCAGAGAAAGACGGCAGACCAATCGAACTGTATGATGTGTTTGGTTCCCGCGGACAGTTTGAAGACGTGTTTGAGGACCCGGCTGATTTGTTTCCGCAAATCGATGCGCTTTATGAGCATCTCCGCCACAAACTTGAGGGAGTTTATGCGGAACCGGGCTTGAAAGAATGCATCCTTGACGCAGAATTAGGCGGCATTTTGGCCCATGAAGCCATTGGCCATACAACTGAGGCCGATTTGGTTCTGGGCGGTTCTGTTGCAGCCAAGGCTATGAACCAGCAGGTTGCCAGTCCACTGGTCACCTTAGTTGATTTTGCCCATCATGCACTCGGTGAAATCTGTCCTATGCCGATATTTGTTGACGATGAGGGTACAAACGCTCGCGATGCAGTAATTATTGAAGAAGGAATCCTCAAATCATATTTACACAGCAAAGAAAGCGCGCAGCATTTTAATGTGGCGCCGACCGGAAATGCTCGGGCCTGGTCATTTTCTGATGAGCCTCTGATTCGGATGCGGAACACTGCGATTATGCCAGGAAAAGACAGCTTAGATGATATGATCAGCTCTATTGAAGATGGATATTACTTAATTCGCCCCAGCAACGGGCAGGCTGATACAACCAGTGAGTTTATGTTTGGAGTTGTTTTAGGCTATGAGATTAAAAACGGCAAGCTGGGTCGGGCTATCTTTGATACAACCATATCCGGAGTTGCCTTTGAGATGCTTAAAACGGTAACCATGGTTTCTGATGAAATGAAATGGCTGGTATCAGGTATGTGCGGCAAGAAGCAGCCGATGCCGGTAGGAATGGGCGGCCCGGCTATCAAATGTCGAGTAAATATAGGAGGGCGGTAA
- a CDS encoding GNAT family N-acetyltransferase: MLEVKAEFADLNLLIEYGKISIAFYVEREYEVVPVENGLGGLLLQEIQPDLPYWVDHDAGESPEVWWSTWDMSKWGVISAFWNGELVGGGIVARDTSGIGIPEGRRDLGLLWDLRVADEFRQRGIGTAVFNACADWSRKQGLKQLKIETQTYNIGACRFYAGLGAVLGAVDCYAYPQHPRIKQLIWYYDL; the protein is encoded by the coding sequence ATGCTGGAAGTTAAAGCTGAGTTTGCAGATCTAAATTTATTGATTGAGTACGGAAAGATTTCGATTGCTTTTTATGTTGAAAGGGAATATGAAGTTGTTCCCGTGGAAAACGGCTTGGGTGGTCTGCTGCTGCAAGAGATCCAGCCGGATCTTCCTTACTGGGTAGATCATGACGCAGGTGAATCACCTGAAGTTTGGTGGAGTACATGGGATATGAGTAAATGGGGAGTTATCTCGGCGTTTTGGAACGGCGAGCTTGTTGGCGGTGGGATCGTTGCCCGAGACACATCTGGGATCGGGATTCCGGAAGGGCGCCGTGATTTAGGCCTGCTCTGGGATCTGCGGGTGGCAGACGAGTTCCGGCAGCGGGGAATTGGAACGGCTGTTTTTAATGCTTGCGCTGATTGGTCGCGCAAACAGGGATTAAAACAGCTGAAGATAGAAACGCAGACCTACAATATTGGCGCTTGTAGGTTTTATGCTGGGTTAGGCGCAGTGCTGGGAGCAGTTGACTGTTACGCATATCCTCAGCATCCCAGAATCAAACAGCTGATTTGGTATTATGATTTATAG
- a CDS encoding 3-dehydroquinate synthase: protein MGDYRQNAEVYRLEVTTPTAAYPIIIGTGLLTHADKYLEQTPKIRNLADVLIISNDTVYPLYGEALKAQLVNSGRNVYEYIIPDGEVYKTWDTAEKILSFALKHQLSRKTLIIALGGGVVGDLAGFAASIYLRGVPLVQIPTTLLAQVDSSIGGKTAVNHPLGKNLIGAFYHPELVLIDLSTLNTLPRREFLAGLAEVIKYGIIWDADLFETLAAEREQILACNPACLAPVINRCCEIKAEIVGQDEREQSLRAILNYGHTIGHALERITKYSEYRHGEAVAIGMAAAAKISELIGMISQTESSRIIDLIAQYQLPTRLPRISHDSILEAVKYDKKAVRDQIFFVLSRSIGEAAVVNVFEKYGTTAVRKALTLIE, encoded by the coding sequence ATGGGTGATTACAGGCAGAATGCTGAAGTATATAGGTTGGAAGTAACAACTCCCACCGCAGCCTATCCAATCATTATTGGAACCGGATTGCTGACCCATGCCGACAAATATCTGGAGCAAACGCCTAAGATCAGGAACCTTGCTGATGTGCTGATCATCAGCAATGATACAGTATATCCTCTTTATGGAGAGGCTTTAAAAGCTCAGCTGGTAAACAGCGGCAGAAATGTATATGAATACATAATTCCCGATGGTGAAGTTTACAAAACCTGGGATACGGCAGAGAAGATCCTAAGCTTTGCCCTTAAGCACCAGCTTTCCAGAAAAACCTTGATAATAGCTCTTGGCGGTGGAGTGGTGGGGGATCTGGCAGGCTTTGCTGCATCAATCTATTTACGGGGAGTACCGCTGGTACAGATTCCTACTACCCTGCTGGCCCAAGTTGACAGCAGTATTGGCGGTAAAACAGCGGTGAATCATCCGTTAGGAAAGAACTTAATCGGCGCGTTTTACCATCCGGAGCTGGTATTAATTGATCTGAGCACCTTAAATACACTGCCGCGCCGAGAGTTTTTGGCCGGGTTGGCGGAAGTGATCAAGTATGGGATTATCTGGGATGCTGACCTATTCGAAACATTAGCAGCTGAACGGGAGCAGATTCTAGCCTGCAATCCAGCTTGCCTTGCACCGGTAATCAACCGCTGCTGTGAGATCAAAGCAGAGATTGTTGGGCAGGATGAGCGGGAGCAAAGCCTGAGAGCGATTCTCAACTATGGTCACACTATCGGCCATGCCCTGGAGCGGATTACCAAGTACTCAGAATACCGCCATGGAGAAGCGGTTGCGATTGGAATGGCGGCAGCGGCGAAGATCAGTGAACTAATTGGCATGATCAGTCAGACAGAGAGCAGCCGGATTATTGACTTAATTGCCCAGTATCAGCTGCCGACGCGGCTGCCTAGAATTTCTCATGACAGTATTCTAGAAGCAGTGAAATATGATAAAAAAGCAGTCAGGGATCAAATCTTTTTTGTCCTGTCTCGGTCTATTGGGGAAGCAGCTGTTGTAAACGTTTTCGAGAAATACGGCACAACTGCTGTTAGAAAAGCCCTTACTTTGATCGAATAA
- the aroA gene encoding 3-phosphoshikimate 1-carboxyvinyltransferase, whose protein sequence is MGVEVLRIGSTDCLQGDVKVPGDKSISHRAVMLGALADGKTTVTNFLASDDCLGTAACMRQLGIDIEMHGDELIISGQGLDGLTEPDNLLDVGNSGTTIRLLSGILAGQNFTSFITGDASIRRRPMDRIVKPLKLMGAEIIGRSGDQRAPLAIRGGNLQPITYRTETASAQVKSAVLLAGLFCDGWVEVIEPAKSRDHTEIMLEAFGVPVEVDGLSVRVKGRQPLTGCEIAVPGDLSSAAFFITAACIVPNAQLRISNVGLNPSRTGIIDILKMMGAEITIINERKSMGEAVGDLIVETSRLKGITIGGELVVRAIDEIPVLAVAAASAEGVTEIRDAAELKVKESNRLAAVAAELSKLGAEISELPDGLRIKGGKRLIGAPVSSHHDHRIALALAVAALAAEGETYIAGAECMAVSYPHFPEVLAKIGGKIING, encoded by the coding sequence ATGGGAGTGGAAGTATTAAGAATCGGTTCGACTGACTGTCTGCAGGGAGACGTAAAAGTTCCGGGCGATAAATCGATTTCGCACCGAGCAGTGATGCTGGGAGCACTTGCTGATGGGAAAACCACAGTCACCAATTTTTTAGCAAGTGATGATTGCCTTGGGACTGCTGCCTGCATGCGGCAGCTCGGCATTGACATAGAAATGCATGGCGATGAGCTGATTATCTCTGGGCAGGGATTAGATGGACTGACTGAGCCAGATAATCTGCTTGATGTTGGCAATTCCGGTACCACAATTCGCCTGTTGAGCGGAATTTTAGCAGGCCAGAACTTCACTTCGTTTATTACCGGAGATGCTTCTATCAGAAGGCGCCCCATGGATCGGATTGTCAAACCATTAAAGCTGATGGGCGCAGAGATCATCGGCCGCAGTGGGGACCAGCGGGCTCCCCTGGCTATCCGCGGTGGAAATCTGCAGCCGATTACGTACCGCACCGAAACCGCCAGCGCTCAGGTAAAGTCAGCAGTTTTATTGGCGGGGCTTTTCTGCGATGGCTGGGTTGAGGTGATTGAGCCAGCAAAATCTCGAGATCATACCGAGATTATGCTCGAGGCTTTTGGTGTCCCGGTGGAGGTTGATGGTTTAAGTGTCAGGGTGAAGGGCAGACAGCCGTTAACAGGCTGTGAGATTGCGGTTCCGGGCGACCTTTCTTCAGCCGCATTTTTCATTACCGCAGCCTGCATTGTGCCCAATGCTCAGCTGCGTATATCCAATGTAGGGCTGAATCCCAGCCGCACCGGGATTATCGATATCTTGAAAATGATGGGCGCAGAAATTACGATTATCAACGAAAGAAAGAGCATGGGAGAAGCTGTCGGTGATTTGATTGTGGAAACCAGCAGGTTGAAGGGGATCACCATTGGTGGGGAACTGGTTGTGCGGGCAATTGACGAAATCCCTGTGCTGGCAGTAGCTGCAGCCAGCGCCGAAGGAGTAACGGAGATTCGCGATGCTGCAGAGCTTAAAGTCAAGGAGAGCAATCGACTTGCCGCGGTGGCGGCTGAGCTGTCTAAATTAGGCGCTGAAATTAGCGAGCTGCCCGATGGGCTGCGGATAAAGGGCGGCAAGCGCTTAATCGGTGCACCTGTCAGCAGCCATCATGATCACCGGATTGCTTTAGCCCTAGCTGTGGCAGCTTTAGCAGCTGAAGGCGAAACTTACATTGCCGGTGCGGAATGCATGGCAGTGTCTTATCCTCATTTTCCTGAAGTACTGGCGAAGATCGGAGGGAAGATAATCAATGGGTGA